A genomic segment from Bradyrhizobium sp. ISRA430 encodes:
- the phnF gene encoding phosphonate metabolism transcriptional regulator PhnF — MSMQDTASSGVALWRLVADGIERGIADGRFAAGEKLPGEMEIAETYRVNRHTVRRALAALAERGLVRAERGSGTYVEAQRLAYPLRSRTRFSEIVGAGGREPRGQLIGASQDVATRELARELGLKVGAPLVRIEAIRLADRTPICVSTTWLSAELFPNAGTVFAATRSMTKLLEHYGVRDYHRGATRITAGIVDATDAARLDLALGRPILVVDATDLDLDGKPLVTKHSRFAAERVEFLVENG; from the coding sequence ATGAGTATGCAGGACACCGCCTCTTCCGGCGTCGCGTTGTGGCGCCTCGTGGCCGACGGCATCGAGCGCGGCATTGCCGACGGCCGCTTTGCCGCCGGGGAAAAGCTGCCGGGCGAGATGGAGATCGCTGAAACTTATCGCGTGAACCGCCACACCGTACGGCGCGCGCTCGCGGCACTTGCGGAGCGCGGCCTGGTGCGGGCCGAGCGCGGCAGCGGAACCTATGTCGAGGCGCAGCGCCTTGCCTACCCGCTGCGTTCGCGCACGCGCTTCTCCGAGATCGTCGGCGCCGGCGGTCGCGAGCCGCGCGGTCAGTTGATCGGGGCGTCGCAGGACGTCGCAACGCGTGAACTGGCGCGAGAGCTCGGCCTGAAGGTCGGCGCACCGCTGGTCCGGATCGAGGCTATACGCCTCGCCGATCGCACGCCGATCTGCGTCTCCACCACCTGGCTGTCAGCAGAGCTGTTTCCGAATGCAGGAACCGTGTTCGCGGCCACGCGCTCGATGACAAAACTGCTCGAGCATTACGGCGTCCGCGACTATCACCGCGGCGCGACCCGGATCACGGCCGGCATCGTGGATGCGACCGACGCCGCGCGGCTCGATCTGGCGCTCGGCCGGCCGATCCTCGTGGTCGACGCAACCGACCTCGATCTCGACGGCAAGCCGCTGGTGACCAAGCACTCGCGTTTTGCCGCGGAGCGCGTCGAGTTTCTGGTGGAGAACGGGTGA
- a CDS encoding DUF1045 domain-containing protein, protein MTGFPRYAIYHAASAHSALSRFGAELLGYDAHTGNELPFPEEARRVAPDWRDVTADPRKYGFHGTLKAPMALAPEKTEAELAAACATFAAKARPIPVIRPVVDSISGFIAVIPAEPVAALQQLAADCTRDFDSFRAALTTEDRARRKPEKLSERQRDYLDRWGYPYVMEEFRFHMTLTGRLDAERRGTIIEMLRSRFAALKLDTLTIDRLALFKQENANARFRIIGEWVLTR, encoded by the coding sequence ATGACAGGTTTTCCCCGCTACGCGATCTATCATGCAGCCAGCGCCCATAGCGCTCTCTCGCGTTTTGGCGCCGAGCTGCTCGGCTATGACGCTCACACCGGCAACGAGCTGCCCTTCCCCGAGGAAGCACGGCGTGTCGCGCCGGACTGGCGCGACGTCACCGCCGATCCTCGCAAATACGGCTTTCACGGCACGCTGAAAGCGCCGATGGCACTCGCGCCCGAAAAGACCGAAGCCGAGCTCGCCGCCGCCTGCGCGACGTTCGCCGCGAAAGCGCGGCCCATTCCGGTGATCCGTCCCGTTGTCGATTCCATCAGCGGCTTCATTGCCGTCATTCCGGCCGAGCCGGTCGCCGCGCTCCAGCAGCTCGCCGCTGATTGCACGCGCGATTTCGACTCTTTTCGCGCAGCACTGACCACGGAGGACCGCGCGCGGCGCAAACCCGAGAAGCTGAGCGAACGGCAGCGCGATTATCTCGACCGCTGGGGCTACCCGTACGTGATGGAAGAATTCCGCTTCCACATGACGCTGACGGGGCGACTGGACGCGGAGCGTCGCGGAACGATTATCGAGATGCTGCGATCGCGGTTTGCAGCGTTAAAGCTCGACACGCTGACAATCGATCGCCTCGCGTTGTTCAAGCAGGAAAATGCGAACGCGCGCTTCCGCATCATCGGCGAGTGGGTTCTGACGCGATAA
- the phnG gene encoding phosphonate C-P lyase system protein PhnG gives MDPVTQHNDQQAQRKAAMAVLAHAEAGEIAARLRTLALPDHQDLREAENGLVMLRGRVGGDGAPFNLGEATVSRAAVRLASGEVGFGYTLGRDREKARLIALCDALVQSRDFGAAVERDVIAPLREDLLARRKSVAEETAATKVDFYTMVRGEG, from the coding sequence GTGGATCCGGTGACCCAGCACAACGACCAGCAAGCCCAGCGCAAGGCCGCGATGGCCGTGCTGGCGCACGCGGAGGCGGGCGAGATCGCCGCTCGCCTCCGTACTCTCGCCCTGCCGGACCATCAGGATCTGCGCGAGGCCGAAAACGGCCTTGTGATGCTGCGCGGCCGGGTCGGCGGTGACGGTGCGCCGTTCAATCTCGGCGAAGCGACGGTGTCGCGCGCGGCGGTGCGGCTTGCGAGCGGCGAGGTCGGCTTCGGCTACACGCTGGGACGCGACCGCGAGAAGGCGAGGCTGATCGCGCTGTGTGACGCGCTGGTGCAGTCGAGGGATTTCGGTGCGGCTGTTGAGCGGGACGTCATTGCGCCGCTGCGCGAGGATCTTCTGGCACGACGCAAGAGTGTGGCGGAGGAGACCGCCGCAACGAAGGTTGATTTCTACACAATGGTGCGCGGTGAGGGATGA
- the phnH gene encoding phosphonate C-P lyase system protein PhnH, whose product MTRIAELPPGFADKVLSAQSTFRSVMDAMARPGSVQRIVPAAGTPGAMMRGTAAIALTLFDHDTPLWLDARMSESSDTVKWLKFHTGAPVVQDSSIAAFALIADGSALPPLERFALGSSEYPDRSTTLILQVDSLDAGRAFELRGPGIDGVATLQAAIRPADLFERLRINEALFPRGIDVVLVAEEAVVAIPRTTRVANKGN is encoded by the coding sequence ATGACCAGGATTGCGGAATTGCCGCCGGGGTTCGCCGACAAGGTCTTGTCGGCGCAATCGACATTTCGCTCCGTCATGGATGCGATGGCGCGTCCGGGTTCGGTCCAGCGCATCGTGCCGGCGGCGGGGACGCCTGGCGCAATGATGCGCGGCACGGCCGCGATCGCGCTGACGCTGTTCGATCACGATACGCCGCTCTGGCTTGATGCACGGATGTCGGAAAGTTCCGACACGGTGAAGTGGCTGAAGTTTCACACCGGCGCGCCGGTCGTGCAGGATTCCTCGATTGCCGCTTTCGCGCTGATCGCCGACGGTTCGGCGCTGCCGCCGCTCGAGCGCTTTGCGCTCGGCTCCAGCGAGTATCCGGATCGTTCAACCACACTGATCCTTCAAGTCGACAGCCTCGACGCGGGGCGCGCTTTCGAGCTGCGTGGCCCGGGAATCGATGGGGTTGCGACGCTCCAGGCGGCGATCCGGCCTGCCGATCTGTTCGAGCGGCTGCGCATCAACGAGGCGCTGTTCCCGCGCGGCATCGACGTGGTGCTGGTCGCGGAAGAAGCCGTGGTTGCGATCCCGCGCACCACGCGTGTCGCGAACAAGGGAAACTAG
- a CDS encoding dihydrodipicolinate synthase family protein, which yields MPVTPQPKAQRPYRGVFPVVPTIFDDRGELDLEGQRRCVDFMIDAGSNGLCILANFSEQFVLTDAERETVMHAVLEHVAGRVPVIVTTSHFSSAVCATRSKQAEAAGAAMVMVMPPYHGATFRVPEKGIVEFFRVLSGAITIPIMIQDAPVAGTPLSVELLARLSREFSNVRYFKIEVPFAAAKLRSLIEAGGSDIEGPWDGEEAITLLADLDAGATGAMTGGGYPDGIRQIIDPYFAGKRDEAKAAYERWLPLINYENRQCGLIACKVMMQAGGVIKSDAVRHPLQPLHPATRTGLLELAKERDALALRWGK from the coding sequence ATGCCGGTCACGCCACAACCCAAGGCCCAACGCCCCTATCGCGGCGTGTTCCCGGTCGTACCCACCATCTTCGACGATCGCGGCGAGCTCGATCTCGAGGGCCAGCGCCGCTGCGTCGATTTCATGATCGACGCCGGTTCAAACGGCCTGTGCATCCTCGCCAATTTTTCCGAGCAGTTCGTGCTGACCGATGCCGAGCGGGAAACCGTGATGCATGCCGTGCTGGAGCATGTCGCGGGCCGGGTTCCCGTCATCGTCACCACCAGCCATTTCAGTTCGGCCGTCTGTGCCACGCGTAGCAAGCAGGCCGAGGCGGCGGGTGCGGCCATGGTGATGGTCATGCCGCCCTATCACGGCGCGACCTTCCGGGTGCCGGAGAAGGGTATCGTCGAATTCTTCCGCGTGCTCTCGGGCGCGATCACGATTCCCATCATGATCCAGGATGCCCCTGTGGCGGGCACGCCACTCTCGGTCGAGCTGCTCGCGCGGCTGTCGCGCGAGTTCTCCAATGTCCGTTACTTCAAGATCGAAGTGCCGTTCGCTGCCGCGAAGCTGCGGAGCCTGATCGAGGCGGGCGGCAGCGACATCGAGGGTCCGTGGGACGGCGAGGAAGCGATCACGCTGCTCGCCGACCTCGATGCCGGCGCCACCGGTGCAATGACCGGCGGCGGCTATCCCGACGGCATCCGTCAGATCATCGATCCCTATTTTGCGGGCAAGCGCGACGAGGCGAAGGCCGCTTACGAGCGCTGGTTGCCGCTGATCAACTACGAGAACCGCCAATGCGGCCTGATCGCCTGCAAGGTCATGATGCAGGCCGGCGGTGTGATCAAGTCGGATGCCGTGCGGCACCCGCTTCAACCGCTGCACCCGGCGACCCGCACGGGCTTGCTGGAACTGGCCAAAGAGCGCGATGCGCTGGCGCTGCGCTGGGGGAAGTAG
- a CDS encoding alpha-D-ribose 1-methylphosphonate 5-triphosphate diphosphatase has product MTDIFLEGGRTLIGSELVETSLAVSGQDIARIDAPRARARLAIDARNLLVLPGIVDLHGDAFERQMMPRAGVDFPIDVALADSDRQAISNGITTVFHATTCSWEPGLRSGDNARSLMEAIERQRPQFAADTRFHLRHETYNLDAEDEIGQWLAEGRIDLFAFNDHMDGTVADMAKPRKRNRMVERTGLSNEDFDRLVDRVVSRAAEVPASISRLAAAARAAEVRMLSHDDGTPAMRREYRALGAMIAEFPINEETARDAAANGDAIVYGAPNVVRGGSHTGWTRASDMIAKGLCTVLASDYYYPAQLLAAFRLAADGILPLTEAWNLVSAGPARATGLGDRGTLAEGRRADILLVDDTVPLRPRLVAVIAAGRLVHLTDAARLLGPAATPREAVVAA; this is encoded by the coding sequence GTGACAGACATTTTCCTTGAAGGTGGCCGGACCCTGATCGGCTCCGAGCTCGTCGAAACTTCGCTTGCCGTGTCCGGACAGGACATTGCGCGGATCGATGCGCCTCGCGCCCGTGCGCGGCTGGCGATCGACGCGCGCAACCTGCTGGTCCTGCCCGGCATCGTCGATCTGCATGGCGATGCCTTCGAGCGGCAGATGATGCCGCGCGCCGGCGTCGACTTCCCGATCGATGTCGCGCTTGCCGACAGCGACCGCCAGGCGATCAGCAACGGCATCACCACGGTGTTCCACGCCACGACCTGTTCGTGGGAGCCGGGCCTGCGCAGCGGCGACAATGCGAGGAGCCTGATGGAGGCGATCGAGCGCCAGCGCCCGCAATTCGCCGCCGACACCCGCTTCCACCTGCGGCACGAGACCTACAATCTCGACGCCGAAGACGAGATCGGCCAGTGGCTGGCCGAGGGTCGCATCGACCTGTTCGCCTTCAACGACCACATGGACGGTACCGTTGCCGACATGGCGAAGCCGCGCAAGCGCAACCGCATGGTGGAGCGCACCGGGCTGTCGAACGAAGACTTCGACCGGCTGGTCGATCGCGTGGTCTCGCGCGCCGCCGAGGTGCCGGCCTCGATTTCGCGGTTGGCCGCTGCGGCACGCGCCGCCGAGGTGCGGATGCTGTCGCATGACGACGGAACGCCGGCGATGCGCCGGGAATATCGCGCCCTGGGTGCGATGATCGCCGAGTTTCCGATCAACGAGGAGACGGCGCGGGATGCCGCCGCCAACGGCGACGCCATCGTCTACGGTGCGCCGAACGTCGTGCGCGGCGGCAGCCACACCGGCTGGACCAGGGCGTCCGACATGATCGCCAAGGGGCTCTGCACCGTGCTGGCGTCGGACTATTATTATCCTGCGCAATTGCTCGCGGCGTTCCGACTCGCTGCCGATGGCATACTGCCGCTCACCGAAGCCTGGAATCTGGTCTCCGCCGGGCCCGCACGCGCCACCGGCCTTGGCGATCGCGGCACGCTGGCGGAAGGACGTCGTGCCGACATTCTCCTGGTCGACGACACCGTACCGCTGCGGCCGCGGCTCGTCGCCGTGATCGCAGCAGGGCGGCTCGTGCACCTGACAGATGCGGCGCGGCTGCTCGGCCCCGCGGCCACGCCGCGCGAGGCTGTCGTCGCGGCGTAA
- a CDS encoding selenium-binding protein SBP56-related protein — MTMRPDPTFHASPKLAMEAPAENFAYTLLLSPDFSKPDALAVIDVKPGSPTYSQIVHTVTMPNKGDEFHHFGWNACSSALSPLAGHAFIERRYLIIPGLRSSRIYIIDTKPDPTKAKIHKIIEPEEVLKKTGYSRPHTIHCGPDGIYVSTLGGSGTDGTNGPPGVFIMDCETFEVLGRWEIDRGPQTLHYDFWWNLPRDYMVTSEWGLPPQFENGIVPEDLLSNKYGHRLHFWDLRARRNVQTIDLGANHQMALEVRPAHDPVREYGFAGVVVDTTNLEGSIWTWWREGGKFHAEKTATIPPEPAAKEKLPPLLQGFGAVPPLVTDIDLSMDDRFLYVSCWGTGEMRQYDVSDPRKPKLAGSVRTGGIVHRAPHPNGKAYAGGPQMVEISRDGRRVYWTNSLYSTWDDQFYPDGMPGVEVMANVGHNGGLELAKDYFVSFPDGYRAHQIRLEGGDCSTDSFCYPSV; from the coding sequence ATGACGATGAGGCCGGATCCGACCTTTCACGCATCGCCCAAGCTTGCGATGGAAGCACCTGCTGAGAATTTTGCCTACACGCTGCTGCTCAGTCCGGATTTCTCAAAGCCGGATGCTCTCGCGGTCATCGACGTCAAGCCGGGATCGCCGACCTACAGCCAGATCGTCCACACCGTGACGATGCCCAACAAGGGCGATGAGTTTCATCACTTCGGCTGGAATGCCTGCTCCTCAGCACTGTCGCCGCTCGCCGGACACGCCTTCATCGAGCGGCGCTATCTCATCATCCCCGGGCTGCGCTCGTCGCGGATCTACATCATCGATACCAAGCCCGATCCGACCAAGGCCAAGATCCACAAGATCATCGAACCCGAGGAGGTCTTGAAGAAGACCGGCTACTCGCGGCCGCATACCATCCATTGCGGGCCGGACGGCATCTATGTGAGCACCTTGGGCGGCAGCGGCACCGACGGCACCAACGGGCCTCCAGGCGTCTTCATCATGGATTGCGAGACATTCGAGGTGCTTGGACGATGGGAGATCGACCGCGGTCCGCAAACGCTGCACTATGATTTCTGGTGGAACCTGCCGCGCGACTACATGGTGACGAGCGAATGGGGGTTGCCGCCGCAGTTCGAGAACGGGATCGTCCCGGAAGACCTGCTGTCGAACAAATACGGCCATCGTCTCCACTTCTGGGATCTCCGCGCCCGGCGTAACGTGCAGACCATCGATCTCGGCGCCAATCATCAGATGGCGCTGGAGGTACGGCCCGCGCACGATCCGGTTCGCGAATACGGCTTTGCCGGCGTGGTGGTCGACACCACCAATCTCGAAGGCTCGATCTGGACTTGGTGGCGCGAGGGCGGGAAATTCCATGCCGAGAAGACGGCGACCATCCCGCCGGAGCCCGCAGCCAAAGAGAAGCTTCCGCCGCTCTTGCAGGGTTTTGGTGCTGTACCGCCACTGGTGACCGACATCGATCTGTCGATGGACGACAGGTTCCTCTATGTCTCCTGTTGGGGCACCGGCGAGATGCGCCAGTACGATGTCAGCGACCCGAGAAAGCCCAAGCTTGCGGGCTCGGTGCGCACCGGAGGCATCGTGCACCGCGCGCCGCATCCGAACGGCAAGGCATATGCAGGTGGCCCGCAGATGGTCGAGATCAGCCGCGACGGCCGGCGCGTGTACTGGACCAATTCGCTCTATTCCACCTGGGACGACCAGTTCTATCCCGATGGGATGCCGGGCGTCGAAGTCATGGCCAATGTCGGCCACAACGGCGGCCTCGAGCTCGCCAAGGACTATTTCGTGAGCTTCCCCGACGGATATCGTGCGCACCAGATCAGGCTGGAGGGCGGCGATTGTTCGACGGATTCGTTTTGCTACCCGTCGGTCTAG
- the phnC gene encoding phosphonate ABC transporter ATP-binding protein gives MLVVEGLTCRFGAKAAVDDASFQISPGGFVGVIGRSGAGKSTLLRTINRLVTPTHGRILFEGVDVTALRGKELRQWRARSAMIFQQFNLVGRLDVLTNVLMGRLAVIPAWRSLAQVWPEQDRALAMSALEQFDIASLAAQRADQLSGGQQQRVAIARALVQQPDIILADEPIASLDPRNTKIVMDALLRINKHFGITVLCNLHSLDLARTYCDRLIGMAAGRVVFDGAPSALTDHVARELYDLEAADVMGGMPVPAPQGVPALGTAAAA, from the coding sequence ATGCTGGTGGTGGAAGGTCTGACGTGCCGCTTCGGCGCAAAAGCTGCGGTGGACGACGCTTCGTTTCAAATTTCCCCCGGCGGCTTCGTCGGCGTGATCGGACGTTCCGGTGCCGGCAAGTCGACCTTGCTGCGGACCATCAATCGCCTCGTGACGCCGACGCACGGACGCATCCTGTTCGAGGGCGTCGACGTCACTGCGCTGCGCGGCAAGGAGCTGCGGCAATGGCGGGCGCGATCGGCGATGATCTTCCAGCAATTCAACCTGGTCGGTCGGCTCGATGTGCTGACCAACGTGCTGATGGGACGTCTGGCCGTCATTCCCGCCTGGCGCTCGCTCGCGCAAGTGTGGCCCGAGCAAGACAGGGCGCTGGCGATGTCGGCGCTGGAGCAATTTGACATTGCCTCGCTCGCCGCCCAGCGCGCCGACCAGCTCTCCGGCGGCCAGCAGCAGCGCGTTGCGATCGCACGCGCACTGGTCCAGCAGCCCGACATCATTCTCGCCGACGAGCCGATCGCCTCGCTCGATCCGCGCAACACCAAGATCGTGATGGATGCGCTGCTCCGCATCAACAAGCACTTCGGCATCACCGTGCTCTGCAACCTGCATTCGCTCGATCTGGCGCGCACCTATTGCGACCGCCTGATCGGCATGGCGGCGGGCCGCGTGGTTTTCGACGGCGCGCCGTCCGCGCTGACCGATCACGTCGCGCGAGAGCTGTACGATCTCGAAGCCGCCGACGTCATGGGCGGCATGCCCGTGCCCGCGCCTCAAGGCGTTCCGGCGCTCGGGACTGCGGCAGCCGCCTGA
- a CDS encoding chloramphenicol acetyltransferase, which translates to MVAKVLSVQPTIDPSAKLHETRLGAYTEVGARTILHEVTMGDYSYVMNDAQITYTTIGKFCSIAAMTRINPGNHPMHRATQAHFTYRSSAYFPGESDDADFFDWRRQHHVHIGHDVWIGHGAIVLPGRNIGTGAVIAAGAIATKDVPAYTIVAGNPARIVRRRFSEEIAGRLARLAWWDWDHDKLREALPDFRNLGIEDFLSTYEARASSLTSSPASKRSAVA; encoded by the coding sequence ATGGTCGCCAAAGTGCTTTCGGTCCAACCGACCATCGATCCCTCGGCAAAGCTGCACGAGACGAGGCTCGGCGCCTATACCGAGGTCGGCGCGCGCACGATCCTGCACGAAGTGACGATGGGCGATTACTCCTACGTGATGAATGACGCGCAGATCACCTACACGACGATCGGCAAGTTCTGCTCGATCGCGGCGATGACGCGCATCAATCCCGGAAACCATCCGATGCATCGCGCCACGCAGGCCCATTTCACCTATCGCTCGAGCGCTTATTTCCCGGGCGAGAGCGACGACGCCGATTTCTTCGACTGGCGACGTCAGCATCATGTCCATATCGGCCACGACGTCTGGATCGGTCACGGCGCGATCGTGCTGCCTGGCCGCAACATCGGCACCGGCGCGGTGATCGCGGCCGGCGCCATCGCCACCAAGGACGTGCCGGCCTATACCATCGTCGCCGGCAATCCGGCGCGGATCGTCCGGCGGCGATTCTCGGAAGAGATCGCCGGACGGCTCGCCAGGCTCGCCTGGTGGGATTGGGATCACGACAAGTTGCGTGAAGCTCTGCCCGATTTCCGCAATCTCGGGATTGAAGATTTCCTGTCGACATACGAAGCACGGGCAAGTTCCCTTACGAGCTCTCCTGCCAGCAAACGAAGCGCGGTCGCGTGA
- the phnE gene encoding phosphonate ABC transporter, permease protein PhnE, with protein MTLAVSILPEQQLAALDAAYRQAVTRKRLRLLLGIALFISALVLSAIGAEVNLRTLFTYFGNFVSYFDRILTLDSGQRVWTDVGEWLWGWRKWLKMLAETLLISYVGTLIGATLAFALNFVAAENTSPAPWLRFVVRRLLEFARTVPGIVFALVFVIAFGLGPMAGVLAIAIHSTGALGKLFSEIVENADMKPVEGIRSTGASWLSCMRFAVVPQVTAGYASYALLRFEINVREASVMGFVGAGGIGQELVVAIRKFYYSDVSAILLTIIVTVFIIDITTGWLRSRLFGKEART; from the coding sequence ATGACGCTCGCGGTTTCGATCCTTCCCGAACAGCAATTGGCCGCGCTCGATGCCGCCTATCGCCAGGCAGTGACGCGCAAGCGGCTTCGTCTCCTGCTTGGGATTGCACTATTCATTTCCGCTCTGGTCCTGTCAGCGATTGGCGCGGAAGTGAACCTGCGCACTCTCTTCACCTATTTCGGCAACTTCGTCAGCTATTTCGATCGCATTCTCACGCTCGACAGCGGCCAGCGCGTCTGGACCGATGTTGGCGAGTGGCTGTGGGGCTGGCGCAAATGGTTGAAGATGTTGGCGGAGACCCTGCTGATCAGCTATGTCGGCACGCTGATCGGCGCGACCCTCGCCTTTGCCCTGAACTTCGTCGCGGCGGAGAACACCTCGCCGGCGCCCTGGCTGCGCTTCGTGGTACGGCGCCTGCTCGAATTCGCTCGCACCGTCCCGGGCATCGTGTTTGCCCTGGTCTTCGTCATCGCCTTCGGCCTCGGGCCGATGGCGGGTGTGCTCGCGATCGCGATCCACTCCACCGGTGCGCTCGGCAAGCTGTTCTCGGAGATCGTCGAGAACGCCGACATGAAGCCGGTCGAGGGCATCCGCTCGACCGGCGCGAGCTGGCTCTCCTGCATGCGCTTCGCCGTCGTGCCCCAGGTGACCGCGGGCTATGCCAGCTACGCGCTGCTGCGCTTCGAGATCAACGTCCGCGAAGCCTCCGTGATGGGCTTCGTCGGCGCCGGCGGCATCGGTCAGGAGCTCGTCGTCGCAATCCGCAAGTTCTACTATTCGGACGTCAGCGCGATCCTGCTCACCATCATCGTGACGGTCTTCATCATCGACATCACGACCGGCTGGCTGCGCAGCCGCCTGTTCGGCAAGGAGGCGCGGACGTGA
- the phnE gene encoding phosphonate ABC transporter, permease protein PhnE yields the protein MSKPQEVDTAQLRARYPDVFERPASARLATPAMIAAALALLVYGLVDLDFSPSRFVAGLGQLGWISLMMIPPDPGSSLPIYLQALGETLSIALLGTTLAALFALPVSLLAARNVVPSNILRFPVRRFLDSIRGVDTLIWALVWINVVGLGPFAGVLAIAVSDFGAFGKLFSEAIEGADQKQVEGIRASGGSALHEIRFGLMPQVLPVIAGQVLYFIESNTRSATIIGIVGAGGIGLQLAEQIRVLEWQKVSFLILMILVAVAAIDFISGKLRFAIIGRRAVA from the coding sequence GTGAGCAAGCCTCAGGAGGTCGACACCGCACAGCTTCGCGCGCGCTATCCCGATGTGTTCGAGCGGCCGGCTTCGGCGCGCCTTGCGACCCCGGCGATGATTGCCGCGGCGCTCGCGCTTCTGGTGTATGGCCTCGTCGATCTCGATTTCTCGCCGTCGCGCTTCGTCGCCGGTCTCGGTCAGCTCGGCTGGATCAGCCTGATGATGATCCCGCCGGATCCCGGCTCGTCTCTGCCGATCTATCTGCAGGCGCTGGGCGAGACGTTGTCGATCGCGCTGCTCGGTACCACGCTCGCCGCGCTGTTCGCGCTTCCCGTGAGCCTGCTTGCCGCGCGGAACGTGGTGCCGTCGAATATCCTGCGCTTTCCGGTGCGGCGCTTCCTCGATTCGATCCGTGGCGTCGATACGCTGATCTGGGCGCTGGTCTGGATCAATGTCGTCGGCCTCGGTCCGTTCGCCGGCGTGCTCGCGATCGCGGTGTCGGATTTCGGCGCCTTCGGCAAGCTGTTCTCGGAGGCGATCGAGGGTGCCGACCAGAAGCAGGTCGAAGGGATCCGCGCCTCCGGCGGCAGTGCGCTGCACGAGATCAGGTTCGGCCTGATGCCGCAGGTGCTGCCGGTGATCGCCGGCCAGGTGCTCTATTTCATCGAATCGAACACGCGCTCGGCCACCATCATCGGCATCGTCGGTGCCGGCGGCATCGGCCTCCAGCTCGCCGAGCAGATCCGCGTGCTGGAATGGCAGAAGGTATCGTTCCTGATCCTGATGATCCTGGTTGCGGTCGCCGCGATCGATTTCATCTCGGGAAAACTCCGCTTCGCCATCATCGGGCGGCGGGCGGTGGCTTAG
- the phnD gene encoding phosphonate ABC transporter substrate-binding protein, translating to MITRRLVLAGATMLAFAGSAYADDWKAKYPELTFAVVPAENASGVTERWTPFVEYLSKQLGVKVTLRIANDYAAVIEGQRAGNIHIASYGSASFARARLTGVKTDAFANDINADGSTGYYSVFFVKASSPYKSVDQLKGKNLGLVDPNSTSGNNVPRFELDKMGIPDADGYFSKVVFTGSHENAMLALAQGTVDVAANQWTSDDDSTLAQMLTKGMLKNADGSAMKKDDFRIIHKSAPIINGPYAYNSDLPEDAKAAIAKAFFDAPTKDKAAFERLSDGQKKGFHPATTKDWDGTIELIKFVDALRKKKAS from the coding sequence ATGATCACTCGCAGATTAGTCCTTGCCGGCGCCACCATGCTGGCCTTTGCCGGATCCGCTTACGCCGATGACTGGAAGGCCAAATATCCCGAACTGACCTTCGCGGTGGTTCCGGCCGAAAACGCCTCCGGCGTCACCGAGCGCTGGACGCCCTTCGTGGAATACCTGTCGAAGCAACTCGGCGTGAAGGTCACGCTGCGCATCGCCAATGACTATGCCGCGGTGATCGAGGGCCAGCGCGCCGGCAACATCCACATCGCAAGCTACGGCTCGGCCTCGTTCGCGCGCGCTCGCCTGACCGGCGTCAAGACCGATGCCTTTGCCAACGACATCAACGCCGATGGCTCGACCGGCTACTACTCGGTGTTCTTCGTTAAAGCGAGCAGCCCGTACAAGAGCGTCGATCAGCTCAAGGGCAAGAACCTCGGCCTCGTCGACCCGAACTCGACCTCCGGTAACAACGTGCCGCGCTTCGAGCTCGACAAGATGGGCATTCCGGATGCCGACGGCTATTTCAGCAAGGTCGTGTTCACGGGCAGCCATGAGAACGCGATGCTGGCGCTGGCGCAGGGCACGGTCGACGTCGCGGCCAACCAGTGGACCAGCGACGACGATTCCACGCTGGCGCAGATGCTGACCAAGGGCATGCTGAAGAATGCCGACGGTTCGGCGATGAAGAAGGACGATTTCCGCATCATCCACAAGTCGGCGCCGATCATCAACGGGCCCTACGCCTACAACTCTGACCTGCCGGAAGACGCCAAGGCGGCGATCGCGAAGGCGTTCTTCGATGCGCCGACCAAGGACAAGGCCGCGTTCGAGCGCCTCTCCGACGGCCAGAAGAAGGGCTTTCATCCCGCGACCACCAAGGATTGGGATGGCACGATCGAGCTGATCAAGTTCGTCGATGCTCTGCGTAAGAAGAAGGCGTCCTGA